In Oryza brachyantha chromosome 1, ObraRS2, whole genome shotgun sequence, the following are encoded in one genomic region:
- the LOC102705119 gene encoding putative metallophosphoesterase At3g03305 isoform X2, producing the protein MEVHRSRLLPLLFAILSAAAAAPWYAAAADERAVREVSGAPEGVVWAVQLSDLHFSVHHPERAYDFRRYVGPALAMVNPALVLITGDLTDGKSKDLLTMKQNEVEWIEYRRTIKDVIESSKLPRSIFYDLRGNHDSFGVPSPGGVYDFYQKYSINAKLSRQGRVQSITLESSGRKHLFVGFDSTMEIGLRGPTNLFGHPTDKQLIELDQSLSQWDTDFNKAQVTKIAFGHFPMSFSALTESGKSMKDVFLKHSLAAYLCGHLHTRFGKNLKRYYHRATEESPLSEHYYQFNMHQGYEIHGDKESCSKEAVHADEEFWEWEMGDWRKSRSMRVLAIDDGYVSYTDIDFSLGSKSIIILPTFPLDSRFMQRASAAHDFKCQVMGASTFDTVRALVFSRHELVSVSVKIYDSRPGHLDVVFDSEMKRVNNSESRGDMYLIPWNWRAFADPSPNRYWLQIEVMDITGDTSVSQLRPFSVNGFASKVSWTWKEFIVMGIQWAVVYHPALWCVFALIFSLLLVPRASVLLFKDRFTYKYLCPNGNKWILLKHLVGGFFWLFVELSRVIIVWSLLLVYMIYLLVFPWLFGHPITEDSNLTSMTFRGWVLGQSDSGNEVFHAGTPDVLVIVLPHLCFVILPTILILAAMAAERTAYREHYLSRSGKKKDDYYQKSRRQKEHDNFWNSRWIRKFLFVLCMAVLWKHWKGS; encoded by the exons ATGGAGGTGCACCGGAGCcggctcctccccctcctcttcgccatcctctccgccgcggcggcagcgccgtggtacgccgccgctgctgacGAGCGGGCGGTACGGGAGGTATCCGGCGCGCCGGAGGGGGTGGTATGGGCGGTCCAGCTGTCGGATCTCCACTTCAGCGTCCACCATCCGGAGCGCGCCTACGACTTCCGCCGATACGTCGGCCCGGCGCTCGCCATGGTCAACCCCGCGCTCGTCCTCATCACTGGAGACCTCACCG ATGGGAAAAGCAAAGATCTACTAACTATGAAGCAAAATGAGGTGGAGTGGATAGAATATAGAAGGACGATAAAAGATGTAATTGAAAGTAGCAAGCTTCCGAGAAGCATTTTCTATGATCTGAGAGGAAACCATGATAGCTTTGGTGTACCTTCCCCTGGGGGGGTTTATGATTTCTATCAGAAGTATAGTATCAATGCCAAACTAAGCCGACAGGGCCGTGTACAAAGCATCACTTTGGAG AGTAGTGGCCGGAAGCATCTGTTTGTTGGCTTTGATAGTACAATGGAGATTGGTCTTAGAGGACCGACCAATCTATTTGGGCATCCAACTGATAAGCAGCTTATCGAATTGGATCAGTCACTGTCTCAGTGGGACACTGACTTCAACAAGGCTCAGGTGACAAAGATCGCATTTGGGCATTTTCCAATGTCTTTCTCAGCATTAACAGAGTCAGGAAAAAGTATGAAGGATGTGTTTCTAAAGCACTCATTAGCGGCATACTTGTGTGGCCATCTTCATACAAGGTTTGGGAAGAATTTGAAGCGTTACTATCATCGAGCAACTGAGGAATCACCACTGTCAGAACATTACTACCAATTTAACATGCACCAAGGATATGAAATCCATGGTGACAAGGAGAGTTGTTCTAAAGAGGCTGTGCATGCTGACGAAGAGTTTTGGGAGTGGGAGATGGGTGATTGGAGAAAAAGTAGAAGTATGAGGGTATTAGCAATTGATGACGGTTATGTCTCCTACACTGACATTGATTTTAGTTTAGGCTCAAAGAGTATAATCATACTACCCACCTTTCCTCTTGACTCAAGATTCATGCAGAGAGCCTCTGCTGCTCATGACTTCAAATGTCAGGTCATGGGAGCTTCTACTTTTGACACAGTGAGGGCTCTTGTATTCTCTCGACATGAGTTAGTATCTGTTTCTGTAAAGATATATGACTCAAGACCAGGACACCTTGATGTAGTATTTGACTCAGAAATGAAAAGGGTAAACAATAGTGAAAGTAGAGGAGATATGTACTTAATTCCGTGGAACTGGAGAGCATTTGCAGATCCCTCTCCAAACAGATATTGGCTCCAAATTGAAGTAATGGATATAACAGGTGACACTAGTGTCAGCCAGTTGAGGCCATTCTCTGTTAATGGCTTTGCTTCAAAAGTTAGCTGGACATGGAAGGAGTTCATTGTGATGGGCATCCAATGGGCTGTGGTATATCATCCTGCACTGTGGTGTGTTTTTGCTCTGATTTTCTCATTGCTTCTTGTACCACGAGCTTCAGTTTTGTTGTTTAAAGATCGATTCACATACAAATATCTGTGTCCAAATGGTAATAAGTGGATATTGTTGAAGCATTTGGTTGGTGGTTTCTTCTGGCTTTTTGTTGAGCTGTCCAGGGTGATTATTGTTTGGTCCTTGCTGTTGGTGTATATGATCTATTTGTTGGTCTTCCCTTGGTTGTTTGGTCACCCTATAACTGAGGATAGTAACCTCACATCCATGACATTTAGAGGCTGGGTTCTTGGACAATCCGATAGTGGCAATGAAGTTTTTCATGCCGGTACTCCAGATGTCTTGGTCATTGTTCTCCCTCACCTTTGTTTTGTGATATTACCCACAATATTGATTTTAGCTGCCATGGCTGCTGAGAGAACAGCATATCGAGAACATTATCTTTCTCGATCaggaaagaagaaagatgATTACTACCAAAAGAGCAGGAGACAAAAAGAACATGATAATTTTTGGAACAGTCGTTGGATAAGgaaatttctttttgttttatgcATGGCAGTTCTTTGGAAACATTGGAAG GGCTCATAG
- the LOC102716374 gene encoding cytochrome b561 and DOMON domain-containing protein At3g07570-like: MRFGRVAMDGSMVRSRWCPLLVVLCFVSSSSLLVRSQTSSDSCAAALSVGSLLPFNTTGLKCLQAWPSQDFVLRFGKDASGSNVWNFVLSAPDTGGYIAVGFSPSGKMVGSSAVAGWVPAGKAGTARQYYLGGMSSSSCPPDQGKLTLSRGPAAPAIVSKSSRLYLAFQFSGQPLTKVIYAVGPKGTLPDSNGLLAVHLAMATGSISLSGGAAGTPATGSSGEGDEGSEGSEGGEGKGKSDHSGAAGESGSDGKATTTTTASATSSSAGVPRAQWTKCGQFVQILTYFAFFSVKILF, encoded by the exons ATGCGGTTTGGTAGAGTGGCAATGGATGGATCCATGGTGAGGTCACGATGGTGCCCTCTGCTGGTGGTGCTCTGCTTCGTCAGCTCGAGCTCGCTGCTGGTGAGGTCGCAGACGTCGTCGGactcgtgcgccgccgcgctcagCGTCGGCAGCCTCCTGCCCTTCAACACCACCGGCCTCAAGTGCCTCCAGGCATGGCCGTCGCAGGACTTCGTCCTCAGG TTCGGGAAGGACGCGTCGGGGAGCAACGTGTGGAACTTCGTGCTGTCGGCGCCGGACACCGGCGGGTACATCGCCGTCGGGTTCTcgccgagcgggaagatggTGGGGAGCAGCGCCGTGGCCGGCTGGGTGCCGGCCGGCAAGGccggcacggcgaggcagTACTACCTCGGCGGGATGAGCTCCTCGTCGTGCCCGCCGGACCAGGGGAAGCTGACGCTGTCGCGCGGccccgcggcgccggccatcGTGTCCAAGAGCTCCAGGCTCTACCTCGCGTTCCAGTTTTCCGGCCAGCCGCTCACGAAGGTCATCTACGCCGTCGGCCCCAAGGGCACGCTGCCGGACTCCAACGGCCTGCTCGCGGTGCACCTGGCCATGGCGACCGGCTCCATCTCCCTCTccggcggcgctgccggcACCCCCGCTACCGGCAGCAGTG GTGAGGGCGACGAGGGCAGCGAGGGGAGCGAGGGCGGAGAAGGGAAGGGCAAGAGCGATCATTCCGGAGCCGCCGGCGAGAGCGGCAGCGACGGGaaagcgacgacgacgacgacggcctcgGCGACCAGCTCAAGCGCGGGAGTTCCCCGCGCCCAATGGACAAAATGCGGCCAATTCGTTCAGATTTTGACGTATTTCGCGTTCTTCTcggtcaaaattttattttaa
- the LOC102705119 gene encoding putative metallophosphoesterase At3g03305 isoform X1, protein MEVHRSRLLPLLFAILSAAAAAPWYAAAADERAVREVSGAPEGVVWAVQLSDLHFSVHHPERAYDFRRYVGPALAMVNPALVLITGDLTDGKSKDLLTMKQNEVEWIEYRRTIKDVIESSKLPRSIFYDLRGNHDSFGVPSPGGVYDFYQKYSINAKLSRQGRVQSITLESSGRKHLFVGFDSTMEIGLRGPTNLFGHPTDKQLIELDQSLSQWDTDFNKAQVTKIAFGHFPMSFSALTESGKSMKDVFLKHSLAAYLCGHLHTRFGKNLKRYYHRATEESPLSEHYYQFNMHQGYEIHGDKESCSKEAVHADEEFWEWEMGDWRKSRSMRVLAIDDGYVSYTDIDFSLGSKSIIILPTFPLDSRFMQRASAAHDFKCQVMGASTFDTVRALVFSRHELVSVSVKIYDSRPGHLDVVFDSEMKRVNNSESRGDMYLIPWNWRAFADPSPNRYWLQIEVMDITGDTSVSQLRPFSVNGFASKVSWTWKEFIVMGIQWAVVYHPALWCVFALIFSLLLVPRASVLLFKDRFTYKYLCPNGNKWILLKHLVGGFFWLFVELSRVIIVWSLLLVYMIYLLVFPWLFGHPITEDSNLTSMTFRGWVLGQSDSGNEVFHAGTPDVLVIVLPHLCFVILPTILILAAMAAERTAYREHYLSRSGKKKDDYYQKSRRQKEHDNFWNSRWIRKFLFVLCMAVLWKHWKHCRALVKAYVMNPVIHSPVHFFFIPGLIAFAVYKTSSL, encoded by the exons ATGGAGGTGCACCGGAGCcggctcctccccctcctcttcgccatcctctccgccgcggcggcagcgccgtggtacgccgccgctgctgacGAGCGGGCGGTACGGGAGGTATCCGGCGCGCCGGAGGGGGTGGTATGGGCGGTCCAGCTGTCGGATCTCCACTTCAGCGTCCACCATCCGGAGCGCGCCTACGACTTCCGCCGATACGTCGGCCCGGCGCTCGCCATGGTCAACCCCGCGCTCGTCCTCATCACTGGAGACCTCACCG ATGGGAAAAGCAAAGATCTACTAACTATGAAGCAAAATGAGGTGGAGTGGATAGAATATAGAAGGACGATAAAAGATGTAATTGAAAGTAGCAAGCTTCCGAGAAGCATTTTCTATGATCTGAGAGGAAACCATGATAGCTTTGGTGTACCTTCCCCTGGGGGGGTTTATGATTTCTATCAGAAGTATAGTATCAATGCCAAACTAAGCCGACAGGGCCGTGTACAAAGCATCACTTTGGAG AGTAGTGGCCGGAAGCATCTGTTTGTTGGCTTTGATAGTACAATGGAGATTGGTCTTAGAGGACCGACCAATCTATTTGGGCATCCAACTGATAAGCAGCTTATCGAATTGGATCAGTCACTGTCTCAGTGGGACACTGACTTCAACAAGGCTCAGGTGACAAAGATCGCATTTGGGCATTTTCCAATGTCTTTCTCAGCATTAACAGAGTCAGGAAAAAGTATGAAGGATGTGTTTCTAAAGCACTCATTAGCGGCATACTTGTGTGGCCATCTTCATACAAGGTTTGGGAAGAATTTGAAGCGTTACTATCATCGAGCAACTGAGGAATCACCACTGTCAGAACATTACTACCAATTTAACATGCACCAAGGATATGAAATCCATGGTGACAAGGAGAGTTGTTCTAAAGAGGCTGTGCATGCTGACGAAGAGTTTTGGGAGTGGGAGATGGGTGATTGGAGAAAAAGTAGAAGTATGAGGGTATTAGCAATTGATGACGGTTATGTCTCCTACACTGACATTGATTTTAGTTTAGGCTCAAAGAGTATAATCATACTACCCACCTTTCCTCTTGACTCAAGATTCATGCAGAGAGCCTCTGCTGCTCATGACTTCAAATGTCAGGTCATGGGAGCTTCTACTTTTGACACAGTGAGGGCTCTTGTATTCTCTCGACATGAGTTAGTATCTGTTTCTGTAAAGATATATGACTCAAGACCAGGACACCTTGATGTAGTATTTGACTCAGAAATGAAAAGGGTAAACAATAGTGAAAGTAGAGGAGATATGTACTTAATTCCGTGGAACTGGAGAGCATTTGCAGATCCCTCTCCAAACAGATATTGGCTCCAAATTGAAGTAATGGATATAACAGGTGACACTAGTGTCAGCCAGTTGAGGCCATTCTCTGTTAATGGCTTTGCTTCAAAAGTTAGCTGGACATGGAAGGAGTTCATTGTGATGGGCATCCAATGGGCTGTGGTATATCATCCTGCACTGTGGTGTGTTTTTGCTCTGATTTTCTCATTGCTTCTTGTACCACGAGCTTCAGTTTTGTTGTTTAAAGATCGATTCACATACAAATATCTGTGTCCAAATGGTAATAAGTGGATATTGTTGAAGCATTTGGTTGGTGGTTTCTTCTGGCTTTTTGTTGAGCTGTCCAGGGTGATTATTGTTTGGTCCTTGCTGTTGGTGTATATGATCTATTTGTTGGTCTTCCCTTGGTTGTTTGGTCACCCTATAACTGAGGATAGTAACCTCACATCCATGACATTTAGAGGCTGGGTTCTTGGACAATCCGATAGTGGCAATGAAGTTTTTCATGCCGGTACTCCAGATGTCTTGGTCATTGTTCTCCCTCACCTTTGTTTTGTGATATTACCCACAATATTGATTTTAGCTGCCATGGCTGCTGAGAGAACAGCATATCGAGAACATTATCTTTCTCGATCaggaaagaagaaagatgATTACTACCAAAAGAGCAGGAGACAAAAAGAACATGATAATTTTTGGAACAGTCGTTGGATAAGgaaatttctttttgttttatgcATGGCAGTTCTTTGGAAACATTGGAAG CATTGCAGAGCTCTTGTTAAGGCTTATGTAATGAACCCTGTAATCCACTCGCCAGTACATTTCTTCTTCATTCCAGGGCTCATAGCGTTTGCTGTCTACAAAACTTCGTCACTTTAG
- the LOC102704850 gene encoding BTB/POZ and TAZ domain-containing protein 3, whose amino-acid sequence MACLELDSSQFLLDGTVIDGSFDIRLECSSLTGSKAVADHSRYSPPQCSNAPDPPPLPGTSHGTPRTSSNTKACRCVPEEVQDFWDKLFFEAYQYDLRILTDDGNEIMSHSCVVGIKSPVLRAMLEEAKVQDGIRQILIPGVPSEAVHVFIRFLYSSRFEQYQMKRYILHQLVLSHVFSVPPLKSVCINQLEKSFLSPENVVDILQLARLCDAPRLSLVCTRMIIRDFKTITQTEGWKVMRQANPSLEQEQLESLVEEDTKRQERARRLEEKKVYLQLHEAMGALVHICRDGCRTIGPRDQTLKGSQAICRFPACKGIELLLRHFSACKTRVPGGCASCKRIWQLLELHSRMCSAPETCQVPLCRHFKEKMQHLSRKEEAKWNLLVSKVLESKGTISSISERRKILSLKNNAMF is encoded by the exons ATGGCATGCCTTGAATTGGACTCTTCACAATTCTTATTGGATGGCACTGTGATCGACGGCTCATTTGATATCCGTCTTGAGTGCAGCAGCTTGACAGGCTCCAAAGCTGTGGCAGATCATAGCCGATATAGTCCTCCACAGTGCAGCAATGCCCCTGATCCACCTCCATTACCCGGAACTTCTCATGGCACACCAAGAACTTCCAGCAATACAAAGGCTTGCAGGTGTGTCCCTGAAGAGGTCCAGGATTTCTGGGACAAGTTGTTCTTCGAAGCCTATCAATATGATCTCCGTATTTTGACAGATGATGGGAATGAAATCATGTCGCATTCATGCGTTGTC ggtATTAAATCGCCTGTTCTAAGAGCTATGTTGGAAGAAGCTAAAGTACAAGATGGTATCCGACAAATCCTGATTCCTGGTGTGCCATCAGAAGCAGTCCATGTTTTCATCAGATTTCTTTACTCTTCACG TTTTGAGCAGTATCAGATGAAGAGGTATATACTTCATCAGCTTGTACTCTCCCACGTTTTCTCAGTACCACCTCTGAAGAGTGTCTGCATCAACCAACTGGAGaaatcttttctttctcctgaGAACGTGGTGGACATACTACAACTTGCTAGACTGTGCGACGCGCCGCGGCTCTCCCTCGTTTGTACTCGTATGATCATCAGAGATTTCAAGACGATCACTCAGACAGAAGGGTGGAAGGTAATGAGACAAGCCAACCCAAGCCTGGAGCAGGAGCAGCTTGAATCCCTCGTTGAAGAAGATACA AAAAGGCAAGAGAGAGCAAGAAGATTGGAAGAAAAGAAGGTTTATCTGCAACTGCATGAAGCCATGGGAGCTCTTGTTCATATATGTCGAGATGGATGCAGGACGATTGGCCCTCGAGATCAAACGCTCAAGGGCAGCCAGGCCATCTGCAGGTTTCCTGCCTGCAAGGGCATCGAGCTGCTTCTGCGGCATTTCTCAGCATGCAAGACGCGGGTACCTGGTGGCTGCGCCAGCTGCAAGCGCATATGGCAGCTTCTTGAGCTGCATTCTCGCATGTGCTCTGCACCTGAAACTTGTCAGGTTCCCCTCTGCAG GCATTTTAAGGAGAAAATGCAGCATCTGAGCAGAAAGGAAGAGGCCAAGTGGAACCTTTTGGTGTCCAAGGTGCTGGAGAGCAAAGGAACAATCAGCTCAATCtcagaaagaagaaaaattttatcccTGAAAAATAATGCTATGTTCTAA
- the LOC107303474 gene encoding uncharacterized protein LOC107303474 produces the protein MTRVTEDGDGRAVVGNPLLVQCGGGAQSAVAGYPLPKEPPPLRSSTRRGRTYRRRRPSALASCRVFAMAFLVVMALALVTEFFLVVFHDTFLSPFSVLLFLPITALLIAACYAGGLALIVCFDDGQNESNRPMQHSPV, from the exons ATGACCCGTGTGACGGAGGACGGCGATGGCAGGGCGGTCGTTGGCAATCCGCTGCTGGTCcaatgcggcggcggggcgcagtcggccgtcgccggctACCCGCTGCCGaaggagccgccgccgctgcggtcGTCGACGCGGCGGGGACGAActtaccggcggcgacgccccTCCGCCCTCGCGTCCTGCAGGGTGTTTGCAATG GCCTTTCTGGTTGTCATGGCGCTCGCATTGGTGACAGAATTCTTCCTCGTTGTGTTTCACGACACATTTCTAAGTCCCTTCAGCGTGTTGCTATTCTTGCCTATAACTGCCCTGCTGATCGCCGCATGCTACGCCGGCGGGCTCGCGTTGATCGTTTGCTTCGATGACGGACAAAACGAAAGCAACCGCCCGATGCAACATTCCCCTGTCTAG